One Salminus brasiliensis chromosome 5, fSalBra1.hap2, whole genome shotgun sequence DNA segment encodes these proteins:
- the LOC140556626 gene encoding serine/threonine-protein kinase pim-1-like, with translation MTAYITLMMTINYGLRVRTTLAEARKLGEGGFGTVFAGKRLSDLLQVAIKFVTKQEGDLYVQSVSPDDSKSVPAEVALMQTMSEPPVSNIIKLIDWFDEPERYILILERPHPCMDLDAFLDNFGGSITEDMARNLMIQAVGAAEKCHKRGVLHRDIKTENFLINTDTSELKLIDFGCGDWVRKAGHTDYAGTLEYWPPEFLLKRRYHARPATVWSLGVLLFRMVCGFLPFRNGLDILEGLLCFEDGLSTECCNLISWCLQYKPSRRPTFQQILQHSWFQCSESA, from the exons GAAACTGGGCGAAGGAGGCTTTGGAACAGTCTTCGCGGGAAAACGTCTCTCCGATCTCCTACAG GTGGCCATTAAATTTGTCAcaaaacaggaaggtgatcTATACGTCCAAAGTGTAAGT CCTGATGATTCCAAGTCCGTGCCTGCTGAAGTGGCTCTCATGCAGACGATGAGTGAGCCACCCGTTAGCAATATTATAAAGCTCATCGACTGGTTTGATGAGCCTGAGCGCTACATTCTAATCCTTGAGCGTCCTCATCCCTGCATGGACTTGGATGCCTTCCTTGACAACTTCGGAGGTTCCATCACTGAAGACATGGccagaaacttaatgatccagGCAGTTGGGGCAGCAGAAAAATGCCACAAACGAGGTGTCCTGCACCGGGACATCAAAACAGAGAACTTCCTCATCAACACGGACACCTCGGAGCTAAAGCTCATTGATTTTGGCTGTGGTGACTGGGTCAGGAAGGCTGGACATACTGATTATGCAG GCACCTTGGAATACTGGCCTCCAGAATTCCTCCTAAAGCGGAGGTACCACGCCAGGCCTGCAACAGTGTGGTCGTTAGGAGTCCTTCTGTTCAGGATGGTATGTGGATTCCTGCCCTTTAGAAATGGCCTGGATATCCTCGAGGGACTTCTGTGCTTTGAGGATGGCCTATCCACTG AATGCTGCAATCTGATTAGCTGGTGCCTGCAGTACAAACCATCCAGGAGGCCTACTTTTCAGCAGATCTTGCAGCACAGTTGGTTCCAATGCAGCGAGTCAGCCTAG